The Magnetococcales bacterium nucleotide sequence CGGCAATCCAGCCACCCCCGCACCCCCAGCCAAGCCAGCACCGCCCTCTTTACCAGAACGGGCCATCTCGGGCCGCTTGTCAGCCACATGGCGAAACACTTCCTGCTCCAGAGCCGCTTGGTTCAAGGTGAGGTTGATGAGATTTTCAAACAGGTTGGCCCGGCGCTGAATCACATCCTCCACATGGCCCCGGGATGATCGAACCCGCTCCTCCAAGGTCACAAACCGGTTGAAATTGTAGAGAGTGGTCACCCCAAAAACCAACACCGCAATAAACGAAACCACCACAATCAGCACCCGAGCCTTAATGGGCGGCAACTGCATGCGTTGCGCTTCAAACTCCTCCTTGTAGAGTTGGCGCATCAACCGTTTCATACGGCGGATACGTTCCTCACTGGTGCCCTCCGGCCCCAGATCCTCCAACCCTTCAAATTGGTCCTTACCCTGAGCCATGCTTCAACAACTCCAAATAGTCAGCCAAGTCACATACCCAGCTGAACCTTCATAA carries:
- a CDS encoding LemA family protein, whose product is MAQGKDQFEGLEDLGPEGTSEERIRRMKRLMRQLYKEEFEAQRMQLPPIKARVLIVVVSFIAVLVFGVTTLYNFNRFVTLEERVRSSRGHVEDVIQRRANLFENLINLTLNQAALEQEVFRHVADKRPEMARSGKEGGAGLAGGAGVAGLPSLSKLLAVVERYPQIRSSVTYQQLMDKLVEIEDRISKRRDEYNEEVRIFNTLISSFPWYVMARVTGFTRYDYFRYDKDSKETAFLRSRMAQKAFKRLLPLGGGRKAPTSGETVAPMAPEAMTPPSDNGAP